CTGGAGATCATGTATCCGTTAAACAGTGAGTTGATTTCACAGCAGCACCCGGTGTTGATTAATCTGCATGTTGATAGGCTGTTTAATTTTGATGTGGCCTACCTGCACTGGAATCAGGGTTGGGCTTTTTTAGGATATTTTAATATCCGTTTTACGGTTTTTCCCGGTGAGTGATACCTCCGGGATGTTCGGTTTTGACCGCCGGCGGGCACGACGGTGTCCAGGGTGCTTTTGATTGACGCCATTGTTGGGCAAATGCTACAATAAATAAATATTTAATTAAGTGTGTCTTTGATAAAAACGATGGGAATCACGACATGGCAAATGCAACCTCAATCAGTCGATTAAGAGATACATTGCAAAAAACCGTACTTCAATCAGGTCGTTTGTTGAAACGGAAGCTTTCCGACCAACGCAGCATTACCTTTAAAAGCGAGATTGATATGGTCACGGAAATGGATCAACAGGTGGAGCAACACTTTGTTAAGACAATTTCTAAAAATTTTCCGGATCATGAAATTCTTTCTGAGGAACTTATTGAAGCGAGCGGCCAATCATTTCCTGAAAAACCGGCATCCCGGGGGCGATACCGCTGGATTATTGATCCGGTGGATGGCACAACCAATTATGCTCACCGCTTTCCTCATTTTAGTGTTTCGGCCGGGATTGAGCATCAAGGCAAGATGATCATGGGAGCGGTATACAACCCCATGCTCAATGAATTCTTTTATGCAGAAAAAGGCAAGGGCGCTTGGTTAAACACTAAACCTATTCGTGTTTCAAAAACTAAAATAATGCGGCAGGCACTCTTGGCAACCGGATTTCCTTATGATTTGAAGATCAGTACGCTTAATAATTTTAGGGAATTTTTTTATTTTTCTCGGCACTGCCAGGCAATTCGCCGGGCGGGTTCAGCATCACTGGATCTTTGTGATGTGGCATGTGGACGTTTTGATGGTTTTTGGGAATATAAACTCAAACCCTGGGATGTGGCTGCCGCAGCATTGATTATTCATGAAGCGGGCGGCAGGATAACCAATTTGCAGGGAAAAACTCTGACGATTTATGGTGGAACATTTTTAGCCAGTAACCGTATTTTACACAGCGACTTGGTTCAAATGATGAGAAAAGCGGATCAGGCAACAATAACCCTGGGAAAATAATCGCAGACTTCAGATGGCTTAAGAATTTGACAGGAGGACCTGGCATGGCAAACAGTCAAGAAAGAATGCTGAAAATACGAAGGCGGCTGATGCCCGCGATTGTATTGCTGGTTTTAATTATTATTGTGGTCATCCGGTTTTCGCAGTTATCAGAAAAAACCCGGGAAGGCACTACTGTGGGGAACTTGTATCAAATTCGGCAAGCGGTTCTTTTGTATTATCAGGACCACAATGGTATTTTTCCGCGCGAGCTCAGCCCCGGATCTCCCTATAGTCGTTATATGGAGGAATTGCCGGCAGTAGATCATTTGCATCCTCGGGGCGGTGTGCTTTCACCGGTGGGGAATGAAGTGACCTATGGCAACAGTGCGCCTGAAGGGTATGGCAGTGGGTGGTATTATAATTATGAAAGCGGACAGATTTTTATTAATTCCATCGGTCTTGATTCACGGGGAATTTCATATTCAGCCTATTAAAATTCGGTGAGTTTTGTTTGCCGGGGTTTCCATTGGGAGGTGACCGTTTCGATGCAATGGCGGAGAAGAAATTACATCATTAATAAGGATTTTCAATTCCGGTATATTGGCAGGGTGATGTTTGGTATTGTTGTGATGGCGTTGGTGATTGCTTTTACGGTTTATTACACGACTTGGGTAAAAATTATGGATGAATTTTATAATGTTCCGCAAATTGCCGCACAATTTGCGCCGCTGTTTGCTTCGGTAAATCAGATCATGGTTTTACTCTTGATTATTTTTATGCTGACTGCTGCGGTAATTTCGGTTTTTGTTTCTCATTCGATTGCCGGTCCCATGTATCGGTTTGAACGATCGATTGAGGCCATTCGTGCCGGTGATTTGACCTTGAATATCGGCTTGCGAAAAGGGGATGAGTTTAAGCAATTGGCGGATTTGCTCAATGAGATGGTTCAATCATTGCGCAGCAACCTTTCGACTGATCGTCAAATGATTGAAGAAATGGCCGGGTTGATCAGTAAAATTCAAAAAGGCGGTTCATCCAAGTCTAAAGTTTCTCCGACATTGACCAAGGACCTGTCAAAATTAAGCAAGATTTTGCAGCAATTGCAAAAGGATGTTCAGCGTTTTAAATTAAATCATTGATTTGAATGAATAAAAAAATCCCTGCACCTTGTTGGTGCAGGGATTTTTTGTTTTGTGAATTATTCCTTCGGTGTTGTGATTTTTAAAATACGGCTCCAAGGACCGCCGCCGCCGCGATTGATATTGCGTACCTTAACAAAATAGGTGGTTTTGGGAGTGAGATTATTGAAAATATACGGCGGCGTGCTGATCGCCTTGGGCTGGCCGGAATTTTGTCCCTGGCCATCAGTACCGATGCTGACCTCATATTGAAAATAGTATTTGTCGGAAATCCAGGTGAGGGTCAAAGCATTTTCAGAAATATCAGAGAATGCCAGATTGGTCGGTGCGGTAATAGGCGGTGAGGGACGGGTTGTGACCAACATGGTGTCTGACCAAGGGCCTTCACCTGACGTATTAAAAGCGCGAATTTTAATATAGTAGCTTGTATTTGGACTGAGGCCTGTCATGGCATATTTATTTTGTTTGAGTTTTTCAATACCGCGATTACCGGCGCTGACATCTGTTCCAATACTAAGCTCATAGCCGGTGACCGCCTGCATGGCTTTCCAACTAAGCATCGCAGCGATATCAGACACTTCTGAAGCAAGCAACAGGGCCGGTGCGGAATTTGGCGGTGCAATCGGGGTTTCAAACGAAACGAGGGAACTCCAAGGACCCACTCCGGAATAATTTCTTGCCCGAACCTGGACTCTGTACTTGCGGTTTGAGTCAAGCGGTTTTAAAGTCATGGAAGTCCCTTCGCGCTTTTTAAGCATCGTCCATTGACGGCGTTGGGGTGAATAACGGATTTCATAGGTGACAGGCATACTGCCGGCTACTGGTTCCCATCCCAGATAAGCTTCAAAGGGCAAGATGTTGGAGACCGTAAAATTTCGTGGTCCCTCGGCAGGGAGTGTGACGAAACGGACCGGTTCAGACCAATTGCCGGGGCCGCCTAAATTGAGCGCTCTTAGTTTTAAATAATACATACTGTTTTTTTTGAGACCGCTGATACGCGTTTTATTCTGATGGGAAGTATGGACTTTACTCTCGAGCGGATTGTCGTCAAGCGCAACGGAAACCTCGTAGGTGCTGATATCTTCCTGCGCATACCAGGTTAAATTGACATAGGTTCCGGTAATTTCAGTAATCCTGGGTTGGTTGGGTTGCAGGGGAATCGGGAAGGTGGTGAAGCTGATAATATTGGACCAGGCACCGACCTGGTTGTTGGGTAAAATCGGGCGGATCCTCGCATAGTAAGTGGCTTCCGGAATGAGGCCGATGATTTCGGTCGGTGGTGCGGTTACCTCAATTGATTGACTGTTTCCAGCTTCGACATCCAGACCATAAGCAAGTTCATACGCGCTGGCCTGCCGCAGCCTCGGCCAGCGTAATTTGGCACTTGCGTGCTTTACATCAAAAACCACCATTTGTTTTAATCCGCCAGGCAGGGTTTTAAAGCTGACCGGCAGAGTCCAGGAACTTGACCCGGTTGTGTTGACTGTACGAACGCGGACAGCATAGGTTCGGTTGGGGAAAAGGTTTTTTAGCGTGTAAGTGGCATTGGCGGTAATGGTTGTCCCGGTATTGGTACCCTGGCTGTCAGTACCCCATTGGATGTGGTAATAGCGGGAAATGCGCGAGCCGGCAAGGGATTGCCAGCCAATAATTGCCTGGTTATTGGTCTGACCAAGAATCGAGACACCACGCGGCTTGGAAGGCAGGGTCAAAAAAGGAGTGCTTTTTCCCCAGGGGGTTGTCGTGCCATTGACAATTGCACGCACTTTAAAGTAATACTGAGTATTTGGAGAAAGATGAAAAGTGAAGCTGCTGTTTTCGGTAGGTACCAGACCGATATTTTGTCCAATCGGATCTGTACCATACGCAATATCATAAGTGCTTGCGTTGGCGAGTTTATGCCAGTTTAAAACAGCGGATGAATTGTTCCCGCTGCGAACCGACAATCCACTGGGTGCCAGATCAGAAGCAAAGGGAAGTGTTGTAATTGAGATGGGTAAGCTCCAAGGTCCCTGGGTTTTGGGATTGCTGGCCCGGATTTTAATATAATAGGTGGCATTACGGTTTAAATCATGAACCATTGTGAAGTTTTTTTCTGTTGTT
This sequence is a window from bacterium. Protein-coding genes within it:
- a CDS encoding inositol monophosphatase; translated protein: MANATSISRLRDTLQKTVLQSGRLLKRKLSDQRSITFKSEIDMVTEMDQQVEQHFVKTISKNFPDHEILSEELIEASGQSFPEKPASRGRYRWIIDPVDGTTNYAHRFPHFSVSAGIEHQGKMIMGAVYNPMLNEFFYAEKGKGAWLNTKPIRVSKTKIMRQALLATGFPYDLKISTLNNFREFFYFSRHCQAIRRAGSASLDLCDVACGRFDGFWEYKLKPWDVAAAALIIHEAGGRITNLQGKTLTIYGGTFLASNRILHSDLVQMMRKADQATITLGK
- a CDS encoding methyl-accepting chemotaxis protein, with the protein product MQWRRRNYIINKDFQFRYIGRVMFGIVVMALVIAFTVYYTTWVKIMDEFYNVPQIAAQFAPLFASVNQIMVLLLIIFMLTAAVISVFVSHSIAGPMYRFERSIEAIRAGDLTLNIGLRKGDEFKQLADLLNEMVQSLRSNLSTDRQMIEEMAGLISKIQKGGSSKSKVSPTLTKDLSKLSKILQQLQKDVQRFKLNH
- a CDS encoding fibronectin type III domain-containing protein, yielding MTSKITQFIIAVFFLFLSASGGFSEELTGQSPTPNLAVSNPTQNSIHVRWETIAGATRYELSFGTDEGASNRRPMFVSNTKKNLTRLLPNTIYRVKVRAIIGGRAAAWSKIQSFSTQIPMMTDLEADTITDTSVHLNWSDRYRDLPDIYYELSYGTDTDASVDGFKTTEKNFTMVHDLNRNATYYIKIRASNPKTQGPWSLPISITTLPFASDLAPSGLSVRSGNNSSAVLNWHKLANASTYDIAYGTDPIGQNIGLVPTENSSFTFHLSPNTQYYFKVRAIVNGTTTPWGKSTPFLTLPSKPRGVSILGQTNNQAIIGWQSLAGSRISRYYHIQWGTDSQGTNTGTTITANATYTLKNLFPNRTYAVRVRTVNTTGSSSWTLPVSFKTLPGGLKQMVVFDVKHASAKLRWPRLRQASAYELAYGLDVEAGNSQSIEVTAPPTEIIGLIPEATYYARIRPILPNNQVGAWSNIISFTTFPIPLQPNQPRITEITGTYVNLTWYAQEDISTYEVSVALDDNPLESKVHTSHQNKTRISGLKKNSMYYLKLRALNLGGPGNWSEPVRFVTLPAEGPRNFTVSNILPFEAYLGWEPVAGSMPVTYEIRYSPQRRQWTMLKKREGTSMTLKPLDSNRKYRVQVRARNYSGVGPWSSLVSFETPIAPPNSAPALLLASEVSDIAAMLSWKAMQAVTGYELSIGTDVSAGNRGIEKLKQNKYAMTGLSPNTSYYIKIRAFNTSGEGPWSDTMLVTTRPSPPITAPTNLAFSDISENALTLTWISDKYYFQYEVSIGTDGQGQNSGQPKAISTPPYIFNNLTPKTTYFVKVRNINRGGGGPWSRILKITTPKE